In Cryptococcus deuterogattii R265 chromosome 4, complete sequence, a genomic segment contains:
- a CDS encoding 50S small subunit ribosomal protein L27Ae — MPTRFSNTRKHRGHVSAGHGRIGKHRKHPGGRGLAGGQHHHRTNFDKYHPGYFGKVGMRHYHLLKNHYYRPTINLDKLISLPEAKVDAPEGSVPVIDLVHLGKFKLLGKGRINKPFIVKTRFVSKLAEEKIKEAGGVVKLVA; from the exons ATGCCGACCCGATTCAGCAACACCCGAAAGCACCGAGGTCACGTATCTGCCGGTCACGGTCGTATCGGCAAGCACAGGAAGCACCCCGGTGGTCGTGGTTTGGCTGGTGGTCAGCACCACCACAGGACCAACTTCGACAAG TACCACCCTGGTTACTTCGGTAAGGTCGGTATGCGTCACtaccatctcctcaagaACCACTACTACCGACCCACTATCAACCTCGACAAG ctcatctctcttcctgaGGCCAAGGTTGATGCTCCCGAGGGTAGCGTCCCCGTTATCGACCTCGTCCACCTCGGCAAGTTCAAGCTT TTGGGCAAGGGCCGAATCAACAAGCCTTTCATTGTCAAGACTCGATTCGTTTCCAAGTTGgccgaggagaagatcaaggaggcTGGTGGTGTCGTCAAGCTCGTCGCTTAA
- a CDS encoding glutamine amidotransferase, producing the protein MCRLLVYKGTEPIQISHLVTRPRHSIINQAFESKLRMPSSRPLNADGFGIGWYDPLPAIPASAAPHPAISPAPPSTPSTPCTCPNVVAAQASHSQAYDVQGNYPVDADGQMDENTLEVMKEREVERELENERPCLFKSISPAWSNANLTRLAEKIRSSLVFAHVRASTMPGAPSEDNCHPWMFDKLMWMHNGEINDFPKIKRALQQSLPEELFLYPSGYTDSEWAFMVFLSKLKDPHARSFTHVELRDAMMETIHCINKLCKGAGCTGPSLMNFVVTDGCTVVATRYISSRTSEASSLFFSSGTSFDEYQGSGRGLYRMTKADKRENIIMIASEPLTFERSDWMEVKTNTMMVITPKMNLLQIPIIDEYWVPPQDPASLTRSRDFAIKRGYGLGFASEEAAKHEIYATT; encoded by the exons ATGTGCCGTCTG CTCGTTTACAAGGGCACGGAGCCCATACAGATATCTCACCTCGTCACTCGTCCCAGGCATAGTATCATCAACCAGGCTTTCGAGTCCAAGCTGCGTATGCCCAGCAGTCGCCCGCTCAAC GCGGATGGCTTCGGTATAGGATGGTACGACCCTCTCCCCGCGATTCCTGCTTCTGCTGCACCTCACCCCGCTATTTCTCCTGCACCTCCTTCAACACCTTCAACACCTTGTACTTGTCCCAACGTTGTCGCCGCTCAAGCTTCGCACTCACAGGCTTATGATGTCCAGGGAAACTATCCAGTCGATGCCGACGGACAGATGGACGAGAACACTTTGGAAGTGATgaaagagcgagaagtTGAGAGAGAGTTGGAAAATGAGAGGCCATGCTTGTTCAAATCTATATCCCCA GCATGGAGTAATGCCAACCTGACCCGTCTGGCTGAGAAGATTCGCTCATCCCTTGTATT TGCTCATGTCCGAGCCTCCACCATGCCTGGTGCCCCGAGCGAAGACAATTGCCATCCATGGATGTTTGATAAGCTTATGTGGATGCACAATGGCGAAATCAACGATTTCCCAAAAATCAAGCGGGCGTTGCAACAAAGTCTACCTGAAGAACTGTTCTTGTACCCTTCCGGATACACCG ATTCCGAATGGGCATTTATGGTGTTCCTCTCCAAA CTAAAAGACCCCCATGCTCGATCATTCACCCATGTCGAATTGCGGGACGCCATGATGGAGACCATTCACTGCATCAACAAGCTGTGCAAGGGAGCTGGTTGT ACCGGCCCATCATTGATGAACTTTGTCGTCACTGACGGCTGTACCGTCGTTGCAACTCGCTATATTTCGTCCCGAACTTCTGAAGCGTCCTCCCTATTCTTCTCGTCTGGCACGTCCTTCGATGAGTATCAAGGCTCTGGAAGGGGCCTGTACAGAATGACAAAGGCGGACAAGCGGGAGAATATCATTATGATCGCGAGCGAGCCATTGACATTCGAAAGGAGCGATTGGATGGAGGTGAAGACGAACACCATGATGGTCATTACCCCAAAG ATGAATCTGCTTCAGATCCCCATCATTGACGAGTACTGGGTACCTCCTCAAGACCCAGCCAGTCTCACTCGTTCGCGCGACTTCGCAATCAAACGTGGTTATGGTCTCGGTTTTGCATCTGAGGAAGCGGCCAAGCATGAAATTTATGCTACCACATGA
- a CDS encoding pantetheine-phosphate adenylyltransferase, with product MASKVDLQDHTILVLPFTPSLLRDPSPLYSPILDLLPRSSKKSFTVFFSTPAGAISSEQSAIQSVPGVESNQEQLYSLLKRAPQESFKTLQSFLGHIYTALWTAQWKCENVLLDVEVHFEGESGELGAKLLRGKNGEEEYQLIKVEGVQETNLVASLDEIIPSPFTQLSLPFASLSSLQSEPYTLSNQGRTPGFPVVALGGTFDRLHAAHKFLLHLGYFLAREKLIVGVMADDLLQTKTHADLVQPLNQRLDGVNAFLGRLGDGSIKLDVLEIHDALGPTKSDPNVQALVVSRETLSGGEYVNATRKKSGLQELELFVVDVIAESEDVNLKEEMDEGKLKKMKMGSTGMRNWIAERGTSEPDR from the exons ATGGCCAGCAAAGTAGATCTTCAAGACCACACCATCCTCGTTCTTCCGTTCACTCCATCCTTACTTCGGgacccttctcctctctacTCGCCCATCCTCGACCTCCTTCCACGTTCTTCAAAGAAATCATTTACTGTCTTCTTTTCTACCCCTGCTGGTGCCATTTCCTCGGAGCAATCAGCTATACAGTCTGTTCCGGGTGTAGAATCCAATCAAGAGCAACTTTACAGTTTATTGAAACGAGCACCGCAAGAATCTTTCAAAACCTTGCAGAGTTTTTTGGGCCATATATACACAGCACTTTGGACGGCACAATGGAAATGTGAAAATGTGCTGTTAGATGTGGAGGTGCATTTTGAAGGGGAAAGTGGGGAGCTAGGTGCCAAACTATTGAGAGGTAAaaatggagaggaagaatatcAACTGATaaaggtggaaggag TGCAAGAAACCAATCTTGTAGCTTCATTAGACGAAATAATCCCTTCTCCGTTCACTCAACTATCACTACCTTTTGCCTCCCTTTCCTCACTCCAGTCTGAGCCTTACACACTTTCGAACCAAGGGCGGACCCCTGGTTTTCCAGTCGTCGCTTTGGGAGGCACGTTCGATCGCTTACATGCTGCCCACAAATTCCTACTCCATCTTGGCTACTTTTTGGCTAGAGAGAAGCTTATTGTGGGGGTAATGGCAGACGACTTGTTACAGACCAAGACTCATGCGGATCTTGTTCAGCCTTTAAACCAGCGCTTAGACGGGGTCAACGCCTTTCTTGGCCGTTTGGGTGATGGCAGCATAAAACTGGATGTTTTAGAGATTCACGATGCTCTTGGGCCCACCAAGTCTGATCCAAATGTTCAAGCATTGGTCGTATCACGTGAGACTCTGTCAGGCGGTGAATATGTCAATGCGACACGTAAAAAGAGTGGTCTGCAAGAGCTAGAGTTGTTTGTGGTAGATGTTATTGCAGAAAGTGAGGATGTGaatttgaaggaagaaatggatgaaggcaagctgaagaaaatgaagatggggagTACTGGGATGAGAAACTGGATTGCGGAAAGAGGGACGAGTGAGCCAGAtagataa
- a CDS encoding nuclease domain-containing protein 1 yields MTTRAIVKYVMSGDTVVVRPKEAPEKGKVPKERILHIAGIQAPRLGSLSREDEPHAFSAREYLCSLLLGKEVAFTITHTIESSAGPNREFVSLFIAPAGPGLPPQDVASLILAQGWAKLRDGVGEGDEAVRRLGAEEAKKRENLRVIEAQAKSEGKGIWDEQPENQRTVAFQMPNDPQAFIADHKDEEIDAIVEQVRDGTQLRVRLLLDEHNHQFINLVLAGAKSPRSGNPRDGEASSGEAWGDEAKYFTEIRMLQRHIKVRLLSAPASLGASPLQQTQPSKGSGVGLTGTNGLPAPSTGSTVIIGTAIHPKGNFAEFLLAAGLAKVVDWHVGLLAPYGGLDKLRAAEKAAKDKKQGIWENYQPQRASATNGAASAAPTAATTTKGADFEATVVRIWGSDQLSVVEKGEGGKERRVQLSSVRGPKGVDAKQTYWANEAKEFLRKRLIGKNVNVHVDYVKPKEGDFEERECVTIRYGNQNNNIAEQLIEKGLATVLRHRRDDEDRSLELDKLILAEQTAQTEGRGVHSTKDVSMPRIVDASERASMASSYLPQWKRQGRHNAVVEFVSAGSRFKLYMPKEHTKVTFVLAGIRAPRTARNASEKPEPFGAESLKFASKYLQRDVEIAFDSTDRSGGFIGTMYTSGGVNVAVELAREGLAFVHERSAELLPFGKELLAAEEQAKKEKKNIWSAVQEEEAATAASVDESSALPVDYKDVYISSVKESEPFTFSVQILEKDSVAALEKLMSDFSLHHRQASAATSSFTPKAGDLVSAKFSKDDRWYRARVKRASAIKKEAQVYLIDYGDEETVPFSKIRPLDEKFKSLPGQAKEARLSFVKLVPRSSEYGPEAYRRFEYLTEGLKLIANIDQREGNLLHLRLIDPADPNIKEDPLACLNADLVREGLATIDKSCKYLSSYPQIVRKLQDAGEGAKADRLGIFEFGDVSED; encoded by the exons ATGACGACCAGAGCC ATTGTAAAAT ATGTCATGTCAGGCGACACTGTTGTCGTTCGTCCAAAAGAGGCGCCtgaaaagggcaaggtaCCTAAGGAGCG TATTCTCCACATAGCTGGTATCCAGGCCCCTAGACTTGGGTCGCTGAGCcgtgaagatgag CCTCACGCCTTTTCAGCCAGAGAGTACCtctgttctcttcttctagGAAAAGAAGTCGCTTTTACAATTACCCATACCATTGAATCCTCAGCCGGACCA AACCGCGAGTTTGTGTCTCTCTTTATTGCTCCAGCTGGACCAGGATTGCCTCCACAAGATGTCGCTTCCTTGATTCTGGCCCAGGGATGGGCTAAACTGAGGGATGGcgttggagaaggtgaCGAAGCTGTCCGCCGACTTGGTGCTGAAGAAGCTAAAAAGCGAGAGAACCTTCGAGTCATTGAGGCCCAGGCCAAGTcagaaggcaaaggaatTTGGGACGAACAGCCCGAAAACCAGCGCACTGTAGCGTTCCAGATGCCCAATGACCCTCAAGCTTTCATTGCTGATCacaaggatgaagagattgacg CCATCGTCGAGCAGGTCCGCGACGGTACTCAACTCCGTGTccgacttcttcttgacgaGCATAACCATCAGTTCATCAACCTCGTTCTTGCTGGCGCCAAGTCTCCACGATCGGGAAACCCTCGTGATGGTGAGGCTTCGAGCGGTGAGGCATGGGGAGACGAAGCCAAGTACTTTACCGAAATCCGTATGCTTCAACGACACATCAAGGTCCGGCTTCTTTCTGCCCCTGCGTCGCTCGGTGCCTCCCCTCTTCAACAAACCCAGCCCAGTAAGGGTTCAGGCGTCGGATTGACCGGCACCAATGGTCTCCCTGCCCCTTCGACTGGCTCAACTGTGATAATCGGTACCGCTATCCACCCCAAGGGTAATTTTGCCGAGTTCCTCCTTGCTGCTGGTCTTGCCAAGGTAGTTGACTGGCACGTTGGACTTCTCGCTCCATACGGCGGTCTTGACAAGCTTCGCGCTGCCGAGAAGGCTGCTAAGGATAAAAAGCAAGGTATCTGGGAAAACTACCAGCCTCAGCGAGCTTCCGCCACCAACGGTGCGGCCTCTGCAGCCCCCACTGCTGCCACGACCACCAAAGGTGCTGACTTTGAGGCGACCGTCGTCAGGATTTGGGGTTCAGATCAACTGAGCGTGGTTGAAAAGGGCGaagggggaaaggaaagaagagttcAATTGTCCTCCGTAAGAGGCCCCAA GGGTGTGGATGCCAAGCAGACCTATTGGGCCAACGAAGCGAAGGA ATTCTTGCGAAAGCGATTGATCGGGAAAAACGTCAATGTCCACGTCGACTATGTCAAGCCCAAGGAGGGAGATTTTGAGGAACGAGAATGCGTGACCATCCGTTATGGCAACCAGAACAA CAACATTGCCGAGCAACTGATCGAGAAGGGTCTTGCAACTGTTCTGCGACACAGAcgtgatgatgaggaccGTTCTCTCGAACTCGACAAGCTCATTCTTGCGGAACAAACAGCTCAAACCGAAGGCCGCGGTGTTCACTCCACCAAAGACGTTTCTATGCCTCGTATCGTCGACGCTTCTGAAAGGGCTAGCATGGCGTCTAGCTACTTGCCTCagtggaagaggcaaggaaggcatAATGCTGTT GTCGAGTTCGTTAGCGCTGGATCCAGGTTCAAGCTTTACATGCCCAAGGAGCACACCAAGGTTACATTCGTCCTCGCTG GTATCCGTGCTCCTCGTACGGCTAGAAATGCTTCTGAGAAGCCTGAACCTTTTGGAGCCGAATCCCTCAAGTTTGCTTCTAAATACTTGCAGCGTGATGTCGAGATTG CGTTTGACTCTACGGACCGATCAGGAGGTTTCATCGGTACGATGTATACTTCTGGAGGTGTAAACGTGGCCGTGGAGCTCGCGCGTGAAGG TCTCGCTTTTGTCCACGAGCGATCTGCTGAGCTTTTGCCGTTCGGAAAGGAATTGCTGGCTGCTGAAGAGCaagcgaagaaagagaagaagaac ATCTGGTCCGCAGtccaggaagaggaggctgCTACCGCCGCCTCTGTCGATGAATCTTCTGCCCTTCCTGTGGATTACAAGGATGTCTACATATCTTCTGTGAAGGAATCTGAGCCGTTCACTTTCTCGGTGCAGATCCTTGAGAAGGACA GTGTTGCCGCCCTGGAAAAGCTCATGTCTGACTTTTCCCTCCACCACCGTCAAGCTTCAGCTGCtacctcctctttcactcCCAAAGCTGGTGATCTTGTCTCGGCCAAATTTAGCAAGGACGACCGGTGGTATCGAGCGCGCGTTAAAAGAGCCAGTGCGATTAAAAAGGAGGCGCAGGTGTACTTAATCGATTacggagatgaagaaactGTGCCTTTCTCCAAGATAAGGCCTTTAGATGAGAAATTCAAAAGCCTTCCGGGCCAGGCCAAGGAAGCTCGTCTGAG TTTCGTCAAGCTCGTACCCCGTTCAAGCGAATATGGGCCCGAAGCTTACCGACGATTCGAGTACCTTACCGAAGGTCTCAAGCTTATCGCGAACATCGACCAGCGTGAGGGTAATCTGTTGCATCTTAGGCTCATCGACCCCGCCGACCCCAACATCAAGGAGGACCCCTTGGCGTGCCTGAATGCTGATCTGGTGAGGGAAGGCCTGGCCACTATTGACAAGTCTTGCAAGTACCTGAGTTCCTATCCTCAAATCGTCAGGAAGCTTCAGGATGCGGGAGAGGGAGCCAAAGCGGACAGGCTCGGTATCTTTGA ATTCGGCGACGTTAGCGAAGATTAA
- a CDS encoding 60S ribosomal protein L10-like protein, whose product MGRRPARCYRYCKNKPYPKSRYNRGVPDPKIRIYDLGRKKASVDDFPFCCHLVSDEYEQLSSEALEAARICANKYIVKNAGKEAFHMRVRVHPFHVIRINKMLSCAGADRLQQGMRGAWGKPYGSVARVNIGQVIMSIRCRDSNKAIIMEALRRARYKFPGRQKIIVSKKWGFTPLDRAEYEALKANKQVINDGAYVQFLKPKGPLLQNLRTAERA is encoded by the exons ATGGGTCGTCGTCCCGCTCGTTGCTACCGATACTGCAAGAACAAGCC TTACCCCAAGTCGAGGTACAACCGTGGTGTCCCCGACCCTAAGATCAGGATCTACGATCTTGGTCGAAAGAAGGCTTCTGTCGACGACTTCCCCTTCTGTTGCCACCTTGTTTCCGACGAGTACGAACAGCTTTCCTCTGAAGCTCTCGAAGCCGCCCGTATCTGTGCCAACAAGTACATTGTCAAGAACGCCGGTAAGGAGGCCTTCCACATGCGTGTCAGGGTCCACCCCTTCCACGTTATCAGGATCAACAAGATGTTGTCCTGTGCCGGTGCGGATAGGTTGCAACAGGGTATGCGAGGTGCTTGGGGTAAGCCTTACGGCTCCGTCGCCCGTGTCAACAT CGGTCAGGTCATCATGTCCATCCGATGCCGAGACAGCAACAAGGCCATCATCATGGAGGCCCTCCGACGTGCCCGATACAAGTTCCCTGGACGACAGAAGATCATCGTTTCCAAGAAGTGGGGTTTCACTCCTCTCGACCGTGCCGAGTACGAGGCCCTCAAGGCCAACAAGCAGGTCATCAACGACGGTGCCTACGTTCAG TTCCTCAAGCCCAAGGGCCCCCTCCTCCAGAACCTCAGGACTGCGGAGCGTGCTTAA